From the Pseudomonadales bacterium genome, one window contains:
- the smpB gene encoding SsrA-binding protein SmpB, translating into MSKPAKTAPQGGTIALNRRARHDYALEERFEAGIALEGWEVKSLRAGKAQLVDAYVLLKEGEAFLLGALITPLGTASTHITPDPTRTRKLLLNRRELNQLIGAVTQKGYTCIPTALYWKGNHVKCEVALAKGKKLYDKRASEKERDWAREKERVLRHTTR; encoded by the coding sequence ATGAGCAAACCCGCCAAGACCGCCCCGCAGGGCGGCACCATTGCCCTCAACCGCCGCGCCCGGCACGACTACGCGCTCGAAGAGCGCTTCGAGGCCGGCATTGCGCTGGAAGGCTGGGAGGTCAAGAGTCTGCGTGCCGGCAAGGCGCAACTGGTCGATGCCTATGTGCTGCTGAAGGAGGGCGAGGCCTTTCTGCTCGGCGCACTGATCACGCCGCTCGGTACCGCTTCGACCCACATCACGCCCGACCCCACCCGCACCCGCAAGCTGCTGCTCAACCGTCGCGAGCTGAACCAGTTGATCGGTGCCGTCACCCAGAAGGGCTACACCTGCATCCCCACCGCGCTCTACTGGAAGGGCAACCACGTCAAGTGCGAAGTGGCCCTGGCCAAGGGCAAGAAGCTGTACGACAAGCGCGCCAGCGAAAAGGAGCGTGACTGGGCGCGGGAGAAAGAGCGGGTGCTGCGTCACACCACCCGCTGA
- a CDS encoding DNA-binding protein, giving the protein MDVVHLNQKQLAARWHLSEACLERWRSEGIGPKFLKLCGRVLYRQVDIESCEESCLQVSTSASPR; this is encoded by the coding sequence ATGGACGTCGTTCACCTCAATCAAAAGCAACTGGCCGCGCGCTGGCATCTCAGCGAGGCCTGCCTTGAGCGCTGGCGCAGCGAGGGGATCGGACCCAAGTTCCTGAAGCTCTGCGGTCGGGTGCTCTACAGGCAGGTCGACATCGAGTCATGCGAGGAATCTTGCCTGCAGGTATCAACCAGCGCATCGCCGCGTTGA
- a CDS encoding Fic family protein → MNSGGYAYIWQAGDWPNWHFDLGALAGPMAEVSRAQGLLMGRLADVGVALRDQASLAALTEDVVKTSEIEGEQLNVESVRSSIARRLGVDIGALAPVDRHVEGVVEMVLDATANCHAPLSRERLFGWHAALFPAGYSGLSRIKVGGWRDDASGPMQVVSGPIGRQRVHFEAPPAGRLETETSRFMSWLNSASSEPPLLKAGLGHLWFVTLHPFDDGNGRIARAISDLLLARADGSPQRFYSLSAQIQRERKAYYDILERTQKRSMDVTEWLAWFLDTLHRAVDQAHHTLDAVLAKARFWQRWAATPLNERQVKLLNRLLDGFEGKLTSSKWAAIAKCSPDTALRDINDLLARGVLRKSDAGGRSTSYELNDLPE, encoded by the coding sequence ATGGCCGAGGTCAGTCGTGCCCAGGGGCTCCTGATGGGCCGTCTGGCCGACGTGGGCGTGGCGCTGCGCGATCAGGCGAGCCTCGCGGCGCTGACGGAGGATGTGGTCAAGACCAGCGAGATCGAGGGCGAGCAGCTCAATGTCGAATCCGTGCGTTCATCCATCGCCCGCAGGCTGGGCGTGGACATCGGCGCGCTGGCCCCGGTGGATCGTCACGTCGAAGGCGTGGTCGAGATGGTGCTGGATGCCACCGCCAACTGCCATGCGCCGCTGTCACGGGAGCGGCTGTTCGGCTGGCACGCAGCGCTGTTTCCTGCCGGCTACTCAGGCCTTTCCAGGATCAAGGTCGGCGGCTGGCGCGACGATGCCAGCGGTCCGATGCAGGTGGTGTCCGGTCCCATCGGCCGCCAGCGCGTGCATTTCGAGGCGCCGCCCGCCGGTCGTCTGGAGACCGAAACCAGCCGATTCATGAGCTGGCTCAATAGCGCATCAAGCGAACCGCCGTTGCTCAAGGCCGGTCTTGGCCACCTCTGGTTCGTCACCTTGCACCCGTTCGACGACGGCAACGGACGTATCGCGAGGGCCATCTCCGACCTGCTGCTGGCGCGCGCCGACGGCAGCCCGCAACGCTTCTACAGTCTGTCGGCGCAGATCCAGCGGGAGCGCAAGGCGTACTACGACATCCTGGAGCGGACCCAGAAGCGGTCGATGGACGTCACCGAGTGGCTCGCCTGGTTCCTCGACACCCTCCATCGCGCCGTCGATCAGGCGCACCACACACTCGATGCCGTATTGGCCAAGGCGCGCTTCTGGCAGCGCTGGGCGGCAACGCCCTTGAACGAGCGGCAGGTAAAGCTGCTCAACCGACTGCTCGACGGCTTCGAAGGCAAGCTCACCAGCAGCAAGTGGGCGGCCATCGCCAAGTGTTCACCGGACACGGCCCTGCGCGACATCAATGACCTGCTTGCGCGGGGTGTGCTGCGGAAATCGGATGCGGGTGGGCGCAGTACCAGTTACGAGCTGAACGATCTGCCAGAGTAG